A single window of Rhizobium sp. SL42 DNA harbors:
- a CDS encoding AraC family transcriptional regulator, whose amino-acid sequence MSFLPQMQTRTEGFSVRRNFHRRYWDGMVVDLWDVDCAVDAGGYYMGPHPRLFAVLAARRRPEGNFVMAEIGGPLVDGCYRRSVSFIPAGLELRTEMSGMEFLQHLDLHFDVDGLTRRFGEDLPLDRLEEPKFLVQDQRLLSLADLIAAECASPDPLHHLYGDGLTLALLIDVLKIAPPALRSRSRLAPWQLRKVTAFMEHNCLRAIRLEELAAIAGLSQSHFSHAFKASTGVPPHQWQLRARMDRVKALLTRRDMSLTTVAAETGFSDPAHFARTFRRHTGLSPSAWRKAYAA is encoded by the coding sequence ATGAGTTTCCTCCCCCAGATGCAGACCCGGACCGAGGGGTTTTCCGTCCGTCGCAATTTTCATCGGCGCTACTGGGATGGCATGGTTGTCGATCTCTGGGACGTCGATTGCGCGGTTGATGCCGGTGGCTACTACATGGGGCCGCACCCGCGACTGTTTGCGGTGCTGGCAGCGCGTCGGCGGCCCGAGGGTAATTTCGTCATGGCCGAAATCGGCGGACCACTTGTCGATGGCTGCTATCGCCGCTCCGTCTCCTTCATTCCGGCCGGACTGGAGTTGCGCACGGAAATGTCGGGGATGGAATTTCTCCAGCATCTCGATCTGCATTTTGATGTCGATGGCCTCACGCGCCGCTTTGGCGAGGATCTGCCACTGGACCGGCTGGAGGAGCCGAAATTCCTGGTGCAGGATCAGCGGCTCCTGTCGCTTGCCGATCTGATTGCGGCCGAATGCGCGTCACCTGATCCGCTGCATCATCTCTATGGCGACGGGCTGACACTTGCGCTTCTGATCGACGTGCTGAAAATCGCGCCGCCGGCCCTGCGCAGCCGATCGAGACTGGCGCCGTGGCAGTTGCGCAAGGTGACAGCGTTCATGGAGCACAATTGCCTGCGCGCGATCCGGCTGGAGGAACTTGCGGCGATTGCCGGCTTGTCGCAATCGCATTTCAGCCATGCCTTCAAGGCGAGTACCGGCGTGCCGCCGCATCAATGGCAATTGCGGGCGCGGATGGATCGGGTGAAAGCGTTGCTGACAAGGCGCGACATGTCGCTGACGACGGTCGCAGCCGAGACCGGTTTTTCCGATCCGGCACATTTCGCCCGTACGTTCCGCCGGCATACGGGCCTGTCGCCGTCTGCGTGGCGCAAGGCCTACGCGGCTTGA
- a CDS encoding ABC transporter ATP-binding protein, whose product MNRPATDQPAAFSARDIDLEIDGRRILNQVSLEFGSGEITSLVGHNGSGKSSLLKILARQNKATAGKILCAGQELGGLSTRDFARKVGYLQQDLGAGSGMTVRELVACGRYPWHGALGRFSDIDRRKVEDALALTHIEPLADRAIETLSGGERQRAWIAMLMAQDTECLLLDEPTSALDIAHQIEVLSLVRRLSADRGLSVVIVLHDINMAARFSDRIHALKSGEVVASGTPADILQAATLCQIYGIDMDVTPHPSLNVPIAYVR is encoded by the coding sequence ATGAACCGTCCAGCAACAGACCAACCGGCCGCATTTTCGGCCCGCGACATTGATCTGGAGATTGATGGACGACGGATACTGAATCAGGTCTCCCTAGAATTCGGGAGTGGCGAAATCACCAGCCTGGTCGGGCACAACGGCTCCGGCAAGTCCTCGCTTCTGAAGATCCTTGCACGGCAGAACAAGGCGACGGCGGGCAAGATACTGTGCGCGGGACAGGAACTCGGTGGCCTGTCGACGCGCGACTTTGCCCGGAAGGTTGGTTACCTGCAGCAGGATCTCGGCGCCGGCAGCGGCATGACCGTGCGCGAACTCGTCGCGTGTGGCCGCTATCCCTGGCATGGCGCACTCGGGCGTTTCAGCGACATCGACCGACGCAAGGTCGAGGATGCCCTGGCACTGACCCATATCGAGCCGCTGGCGGATCGCGCCATCGAGACACTGTCGGGCGGCGAGCGCCAGCGTGCCTGGATTGCCATGCTGATGGCTCAGGATACCGAGTGCCTGCTGCTCGATGAGCCGACCTCGGCGCTGGATATCGCCCACCAGATCGAAGTCCTCTCACTCGTACGACGCCTGTCGGCCGATCGCGGCCTGAGCGTGGTGATCGTTCTGCATGACATCAACATGGCGGCGCGTTTTTCCGACCGCATCCATGCCCTGAAGAGCGGTGAAGTGGTGGCCAGCGGCACGCCGGCCGACATCCTGCAGGCGGCGACCTTGTGCCAGATCTACGGCATCGACATGGACGTGACCCCGCATCCGTCCCTCAATGTTCCGATTGCCTATGTCCGCTGA